The following coding sequences lie in one Monomorium pharaonis isolate MP-MQ-018 chromosome 1, ASM1337386v2, whole genome shotgun sequence genomic window:
- the LOC105839680 gene encoding USP6 N-terminal-like protein has protein sequence MNEEELLKRSAAERDRIFSCYDRGREGAEIDPWEDPGYEVYHATDRYGFIHDKRLPQKPDAYEVKLHHVEMERLKKWEKMTKQWDSASTKEKLRRRIYKGIPNRFRGQVWALLLGIKNLKKEQAGKYEEMLQLARQWSTEIRQIDADVARQYRDHVNYRERYSIKQKSMFYVLAAYSMYNMEVGYCQGMSVLAGLLLLYMDEEDAFWGLSVLLADQKYSMHGFYVDGFPKLNRFIEHHDKIMNKFLPKLKRKMDKCGCDSILYALKWFFVVFQERTPVSLGLRIWDIFLLDGDRILPAMAYTVMKLHKRYLMPLESLDEFCNYLQIKLEKDFTFDDDTVIHSMERSMEELKRAKLDYPGSPLPHELPRYPFGTFQEPTFTSKVGRRSEEFSEAQHVMRESVAQRRDMALIDDGRESTTPVEPTSGLGGSKFSFDPSLDGEGASPNGSRRSLAETSVTSTADLSVFSSATRSQALDNSLDTQSNISNASSGSGGLPTPRATPHQPSPDVVRIYVPYTSPTYTSSAVASYKDDLPRTLPRSLDTNKIRIRVDPDQTPIVENLKPFTLESPEVELDLK, from the exons CGATAAGAGATTACCACAGAAGCCGGATGCATATGAGGTCAAattgcaccacgtggagatgGAGAGGCTGAAGAAATGGGAGAAGATGACGAAACAGTGGGACAGTGCCTCGACTAAGGAGAAACTACGTCGTAGGATATATAAGGGAATTCCTAACAGATTTCGCGGTCAAGTATGGGCCCTGCTTCTGGGAATAAAGAACCTGAAGAAGGAGCAGGCGGGCAAATACGAGGAAATGTTGCAACTAGCTCGCCAATGGTCCACGGAGATACGGCAGATCGACGCCGATGTCGCCAGACAATACAGAGATCATGTTAACTATAG AGAGAGATATAGCATAAAACAAAAGTCTATGTTCTATGTACTGGCCGCCTACAGTATGTATAATATGGAAGTAGGATATTGCCAAGGAATGTCCGTACTAGCTGGTCTGCTGTTGCTCTACATGGATGAGGAAGACGCTTTCTGGGGCCTTTCTGTGTTACTTGCTGATCAAAAATACAGCATGCATG GCTTTTATGTTGACGGATTTCCAAAGTTAAACCGCTTCATAGAGCATCATGACAAGATAATGAACAAATTTTTGCCAAAACTGAAACGGAAGATGGACAAGTGCGGCTGCGATTCCATACTCTATGCATTGAAGTGGTTCTTCGTTGTCTTTCAGGAGAGA ACTCCCGTTAGCCTCGGTCTTCGCATTTGGGACATATTTTTGCTGGATGGTGACCGCATATTGCCGGCGATGGCGTATACTGTGATGAAACTGCACAAGCGCTATCTCATGCCCCTGGAGAGCCTCGATGAGTTCTGCAATTATTTGCAGATCAAGTTGGAAAAAGATTTCACCTTTGATGACGACACCGTGATACATTCGATGGAGCGCAGTATGGAGGAGTTGAAGCGTGCCAAATTAGACTACCCGGGTAGCCCGTTACCGCACGAATTACCCCGTTATCCATTTGGCACTTTCCAGGAACCTACCTTTACTAGCAAG GTTGGAAGACGAAGTGAGGAATTTAGCGAAGCACAGCATGTAATGCGAGAATCCGTGGCACAGCGCAGGGATATGGCACTGATTGACGATGGCAGAGAGAGCACGACACCTGTCGAGCCAACTAGTGGTCTTGGCG GAAGTAAATTTTCCTTCGATCCGAGCCTCGATGGCGAGGGCGCGTCTCCCAACGGCTCTCGCCGATCGCTAGCTGAGACGTCGGTGACATCGACAGCCGATTTGTCAGTGTTCAGCTCGGCGACCCGTTCTCAGGCCCTGGACAACAGCCTGGACACTCAAAGCAATATCTCGAACGCGAGCTCGGGCAGTGGTGGCTTGCCAACACCGCGAGCGACACCGCATCAGCCTAGCCCGGATGTAGTGCGGATCTACGTGCCGTACACGTCGCCCACGTACACGTCGTCGGCGGTGGCCTCCTACAAGGACGACCTGCCGCGCACACTGCCCCGTTCATTGGACACCAACAAGATCCGCATCCGCGTTGATCCAGACCAGACGCCCATTGTCGAAAATCTGAAGCCATTCACGCTGGAGAGTCCGGAAGTAGAATTGGACTTGAAGTAA